TTTCAGGTTAAGGTTTGATAACTTTTATAGTGAAAAGGAAGCTTTATGAAGATAGCTGTTATTTATGAAAAAGGAATTAAAGGTGAGTTTGTATATTCTCCACTTAATGAAATGTTTTGTGCAATGCACATATTGATAAAGCCTGAGCATCATTTGCATAGAAATAAGTGGATTCAAAAGATAGCTAATAATGAAAAAATGTTAGAAGCTATAAAAAAATATTCTGATATTACAGAGGAATATTGCATAGTAATGGATTTTTGTGCTTATTTTGAAGAATGTACAGAGTTAAATATATTGAGTGCTATAGAATTTTTATCACAAGTACCTCTTAATAAAATAAATAAAATCTTTAAAGCCTATGATAAAAGAATGAACCAAAGCCAATATAAAGAATTCTTGGAATTGTTAAAAAGGTTTTATATTGAAATATTTGCGGAAGAATTAAAATATATAGAACCGATGATAACTAGAATATTAAAGAAAAAAGCCAAACTTGCAGAAGATATTGGAATCTTTAACTTTGTAGAAACTATTCATGAAAGAATAAAGGTGGAAGAGGAAAAAATAAAATTCTATAAGAATAAAGAATATGTGGTAAAGAAAGCTGAAATCAAAACAATTACCATAAATCTATCAACTTTTATAAGTCCTCATTTAATGCTTGGAATAATAAATAATAATTTATATTTAACATATTTAGTGGAACTAGATACTTATGAAAAAGAAAGTCCCAAGGATTTAGAAAGAGCTTTAAAAGCTTTAGGAGATGGAACCAGATTACGAATTCTAAAAGAAATAAGCAGAAAAGGTAAGAGTACACAGGAATTAAGTACTTTACTAAATATATCAGAAGCAGCGGTATCTAAAGCTTTAAAACTTTTGCAAGAAGGTGAGCTAGTTAAAAAAGAAAGACAAGGAAATTATATAATATATACTGTTAATACAATTTCAATTGATTTTATTGCTTATAAGATATATGAATATATTTATTAAATTCTCAATTATAAATGTTCAATTATTAATTAATGTTGGAAGTTAAAAGGAGAAAGTTCATGTTTCTTAACATAAAATTTGGACATTCCCTTTTGGAGAGTTGATTTTTATTTATGAATTTATTAATTTGCGATATAATATTAATTAAAACTTATATAAAAGAATATATATGTTGAAAAAGTATTATTCAAGAAATAAAGATTTCCAAAGGAAATCAACATTTATTTATAATTGATGCCCTAAAAGGGTACCCTGTGGGGTATTGAACCTTGATAATTGCAATATATATATTTGAGAGGAGACAAAGTTCATGAAAATAGCAAATGGTGTTGAAATGCTTGAATTAGCAGCTAAAAATATGAAAGGTGAACCTACATCCATTTATCCAATATTAATATGTGATAAGGAAACAATTATTTTAGTTGATGCTGGATATCCAGGACAATTAGAGCAAATTCGTAAAGAAGTAGAAAAAACAGGCGTAAAATTTGAAACTGTGAATATGGTGCTAATTACACATCACGATATCGATCATATTGGAAGTCTTGCAAGTATAGTGAAGGAACTGCCTGAGGTAAAAGTGCTTTGTCATGAGGAAGAAAAAGCATATATTGAGGGAGTTAAGAAGCCACATAAATTAGCTATGCTAGAAGCTAATTTAGATAATTTATCACAAGAAATGAAAGGCTTTTATGAACATTTTAAGGTTGGTTTTGAAAAAGCGAGAACAAAAGTTGATAGAACCTTAAAAGATGGTGAAGAGTTACCTTATTGTGGTGGCATAACAATAATTTATACACCAGGACATACTATGGGACATAGCTGCTTATATTTTAAAGAAAGTAAAACTCTTATAGCGGGAGATCTTTTAATGGTTAAAGAGGGAGTTCTTGTTAAAGCTCCTGAGTCAATTAATTTTAATGATGAGTTATGCTTAAAATCCCTAAAAAAGCTTATGCAATATGATATAGAAAATGTGGTTTGCTATCATGGAGGCATATATAGCAATAAAGTTAATGAACGAATAAATGAATTAATAGAAACATTAGCACAATAAAATAGGAAGGGCATTAGTAAAATTTTGTCTAAATATAAACCTACGAAAATTTTTCGTAGGTTTATATTTTAAATTTAATTATTTATGATTGGTTATAATAACATTAATGTAAATTATAGTAAAAATATAATGATTAAATTACAATTATATGTTATATTATATATAAAAATAATAGTTAAGATAAATGTATGGAGGTGCTATTACATTTTTGGTGATTACTAAGATATAAAAAGTAGAAATGAAAACGTTAGAATATATGGTTAAGAATAAGTAGAATAAATGTATTTTTATTCAAATATTTAACAGCTGATTTAAATAAAAGGGAATTGATGGATTATTCATCAGC
The window above is part of the Clostridium saccharoperbutylacetonicum N1-4(HMT) genome. Proteins encoded here:
- a CDS encoding MBL fold metallo-hydrolase, whose translation is MKIANGVEMLELAAKNMKGEPTSIYPILICDKETIILVDAGYPGQLEQIRKEVEKTGVKFETVNMVLITHHDIDHIGSLASIVKELPEVKVLCHEEEKAYIEGVKKPHKLAMLEANLDNLSQEMKGFYEHFKVGFEKARTKVDRTLKDGEELPYCGGITIIYTPGHTMGHSCLYFKESKTLIAGDLLMVKEGVLVKAPESINFNDELCLKSLKKLMQYDIENVVCYHGGIYSNKVNERINELIETLAQ
- a CDS encoding ArsR/SmtB family transcription factor — protein: MKIAVIYEKGIKGEFVYSPLNEMFCAMHILIKPEHHLHRNKWIQKIANNEKMLEAIKKYSDITEEYCIVMDFCAYFEECTELNILSAIEFLSQVPLNKINKIFKAYDKRMNQSQYKEFLELLKRFYIEIFAEELKYIEPMITRILKKKAKLAEDIGIFNFVETIHERIKVEEEKIKFYKNKEYVVKKAEIKTITINLSTFISPHLMLGIINNNLYLTYLVELDTYEKESPKDLERALKALGDGTRLRILKEISRKGKSTQELSTLLNISEAAVSKALKLLQEGELVKKERQGNYIIYTVNTISIDFIAYKIYEYIY